In Meleagris gallopavo isolate NT-WF06-2002-E0010 breed Aviagen turkey brand Nicholas breeding stock unplaced genomic scaffold, Turkey_5.1 ChrUn_random_7180001900564, whole genome shotgun sequence, the DNA window CCCCgccccacccccaccccctcACAGCACTGCCGCAGGGAGGGCCAGCCGTGGGGTGGCAGATACGCCTTGCCgctgggctgctgcaggaggcagaggaTGGCACCGTCCATCTGCTGGAGGACGCGCAGGGAGAGCAGCGCCTGCCTCGTGTCGGGCTCCAGCCCGTACTGCTCGCACTGCACCAGCTGCCGCACCAGCGCGaagtcctgctgcagctgcagagcgcCCTGCAGGCTGCGGGCAGCGCCTCAGCACCGACCCAGCGCCCCGCCCCCCTCCCTACCGACTCCCCCGGACCTGAACTTGATCTTCTGGGCCA includes these proteins:
- the CCDC142 gene encoding coiled-coil domain-containing protein 142: MTAFVEAWMDHILAQKIKFSLQGALQLQQDFALVRQLVQCEQYGLEPDTRQALLSLRVLQQMDGAILCLLQQPSGKAYLPPHGWPSLRQCCEGVGVG